Proteins encoded together in one Lagopus muta isolate bLagMut1 chromosome 3, bLagMut1 primary, whole genome shotgun sequence window:
- the LOC125691435 gene encoding ATPase family AAA domain-containing protein 2-like isoform X2 yields the protein MRPSIIFLDEIDGLAPVRSSKQDQIHSSIVSTLLALMDGLDSRGEVVVIGATNRLDAIDPALRRPGRFDREFFFGLPNKEARKEIFKIHTCDWTPKLLDTFIDELATECVGYCGADIKSLCAEAALCALRRRYPKIYSSNEKLQLDINSVKINAEDFVMAMEKIIPASRRAVPSPGQALSPIMAPLLGNTLSRILQALQRVFPHAELALKKDQQQGNLNPFLKGDAFGRNYESPSILEENVTDTTICRPQGKFLDFSRKAYWQPTSCRPHLLLAGKAGYGQASHLAPAVLHSLEMFPVHTLDMSVLFVNTSSPEETCAQLIREAQRTAPSIIYIPHIHLWWDSVGATLKATFLSLIQNIPSFAPVLLLATSDVCHTALPAEVQTLFNSDFGEVFNIQSPSEDERKHFFEDLILTQAAKPPASRRKAEVSKRKRKKTDSSFPVAKRRRSFQFNEEQRHTSAEKAMDIMTESAIVVLVDYCELKQLLDMVTDLTKEADIFYFEKLYAKICQCIYQHQDDNDKTELLKVLKKEFKALARM from the exons CTCCATCGTATCAACGCTTCTGGCACTCATGGATGGGTTAGACAGCAGAGGGGAGGTGGTTGTCATCGGTGCGACCAACCGACTGGATGCCATCGATCCTGCCTTACGAAGACCTGGACGCTTTGACCGCGAATTCTTCTTTGGCCTCCCAAATAAAGAG gctagaaaagaaattttcaagATCCATACCTGTGACTGGACTCCTAAGCTGTTGGACACCTTTATAGATGAGCTTGCTACAGAATGTGTTG GGTACTGTGGAGCTGACATAAAATCTTTGTGTGCTGaggctgctctctgtgccctCCGCCGACGCTATCCTAAGATCTACTCCAGTAATGAGAAATTGCAACTGGACATcaattctgttaaaataaacGCAGAAGATTTTGTGATGGCTATGGAGAAAATCATTCCGGCGTCACGGAGGGCTGTGCCATCACCGGGCCAAGCACTGTCACCTATTATGGCACCACTCCTAGGAAATACGCTCTCGAGAATCTTACAAGCCCTGCAAAGGGTATTTCCTCATGCAGAGCTTGCGCTGAAGAAGGACCAGCAGCAAG GCAATTTAAATCCTTTCTTAAAAGGTGATGCATTTGGCAGAAATTATGAATCCCCCTCAATCTTAGAAGAGAATGTAACAGATACAACGATTTGCAGACCACAGGGAAAATTCCTTGATTTTAGTAG GAAAGCTTACTGGCAGCCTACATCCTGCAGGCCACATCTGCTGTTAGCAGGAAAGGCAGGATATGGCCAGGCATCCCACTTGGCACCTGCTGTTTTGCATTCTCTGGAAATGTTTCCAGTTCATACTCTGGACATGTCAGTTTTATTTGTTAACACGTCATCACCTGAAGAGACATGTGCAcag TTGATCCGAGAAGCTCAGAGGACAGCACCAAGCATAATTTATATCCCACACATCCATTTGTGGTGGGACAGTGTTGGAGCTACGCTGAAAGCTACCTTTCTATCACTAATTCAGAACATTCCATCATTTGCTCCAGTCTTGCTGCTTGCAACATCAGATGTCTGTCACACTGCTCTCCCGGCTGAG GTACAAACATTGTTTAACAGTGATTTTGGAGAAGTTTTCAATATCCAATCTCCCAGTgaggatgaaagaaaacatttttttgagGACTTGATCTTGACTCAAGCTGCTAAACCTCCCGcttcaagaaggaaagcag AGGTGTCAAAAAGAAAACGCAAAAAAACCGACTCCTCTTTTCCCGTTGCAAAGAGAAGAAGGTCTTTTCAATTCAATGAAGAACAGAGGCACACGAGTGCTGAAAAAGCAATGGACATTATGACAGAGTCAGCTATTGTAGTGCTGGTGGATTACTGTGAGCTCAAA caactGCTGGATATGGTCACTGATCTAACAAAGGAGGCTGATATattctattttgaaaaattatatGCTAAAATTTGTCAGTGTATTTATCAACATCAAGACGATAATGACAAAACCGAATTACTGAAG gttttgaagaaagaatttaaagcCTTAGCACGAATGTGA
- the LOC125691435 gene encoding ATPase family AAA domain-containing protein 2-like isoform X1 — MQIDSSVRFDAVGGLSDHIAALKEMVIFPLLYPEVFERFKIQPPRGCLFYGPPGTGKTLVARALANECSQGNRRVAFFVRKGADCLSKWVGESERQLRLLFDQAYRMRPSIIFLDEIDGLAPVRSSKQDQIHSSIVSTLLALMDGLDSRGEVVVIGATNRLDAIDPALRRPGRFDREFFFGLPNKEARKEIFKIHTCDWTPKLLDTFIDELATECVGYCGADIKSLCAEAALCALRRRYPKIYSSNEKLQLDINSVKINAEDFVMAMEKIIPASRRAVPSPGQALSPIMAPLLGNTLSRILQALQRVFPHAELALKKDQQQGNLNPFLKGDAFGRNYESPSILEENVTDTTICRPQGKFLDFSRKAYWQPTSCRPHLLLAGKAGYGQASHLAPAVLHSLEMFPVHTLDMSVLFVNTSSPEETCAQLIREAQRTAPSIIYIPHIHLWWDSVGATLKATFLSLIQNIPSFAPVLLLATSDVCHTALPAEVQTLFNSDFGEVFNIQSPSEDERKHFFEDLILTQAAKPPASRRKAEVSKRKRKKTDSSFPVAKRRRSFQFNEEQRHTSAEKAMDIMTESAIVVLVDYCELKQLLDMVTDLTKEADIFYFEKLYAKICQCIYQHQDDNDKTELLKVLKKEFKALARM; from the exons AGGATGTCTGTTCTATGGTCCACCAGGAACTGGAAAGACCCTGGTTGCACGAGCCCTTGCGAATGAGTGCAGCCAGGGGAACAGGAGAGTGGCTTTTTTTGTGAGGAAAGGTGCAGACTGCCTCAGCAAATGGGTTGGAGAGTCTGAAAGGCAACTTCGTTTGTTATTTGATCAG GCATATCGCATGAGGCCTTCAATTATTTTCCTCGATGAGATTGATGGTCTTGCTCCTGTCCGGTCCAGTAAGCAAGACCAGATTCATAG CTCCATCGTATCAACGCTTCTGGCACTCATGGATGGGTTAGACAGCAGAGGGGAGGTGGTTGTCATCGGTGCGACCAACCGACTGGATGCCATCGATCCTGCCTTACGAAGACCTGGACGCTTTGACCGCGAATTCTTCTTTGGCCTCCCAAATAAAGAG gctagaaaagaaattttcaagATCCATACCTGTGACTGGACTCCTAAGCTGTTGGACACCTTTATAGATGAGCTTGCTACAGAATGTGTTG GGTACTGTGGAGCTGACATAAAATCTTTGTGTGCTGaggctgctctctgtgccctCCGCCGACGCTATCCTAAGATCTACTCCAGTAATGAGAAATTGCAACTGGACATcaattctgttaaaataaacGCAGAAGATTTTGTGATGGCTATGGAGAAAATCATTCCGGCGTCACGGAGGGCTGTGCCATCACCGGGCCAAGCACTGTCACCTATTATGGCACCACTCCTAGGAAATACGCTCTCGAGAATCTTACAAGCCCTGCAAAGGGTATTTCCTCATGCAGAGCTTGCGCTGAAGAAGGACCAGCAGCAAG GCAATTTAAATCCTTTCTTAAAAGGTGATGCATTTGGCAGAAATTATGAATCCCCCTCAATCTTAGAAGAGAATGTAACAGATACAACGATTTGCAGACCACAGGGAAAATTCCTTGATTTTAGTAG GAAAGCTTACTGGCAGCCTACATCCTGCAGGCCACATCTGCTGTTAGCAGGAAAGGCAGGATATGGCCAGGCATCCCACTTGGCACCTGCTGTTTTGCATTCTCTGGAAATGTTTCCAGTTCATACTCTGGACATGTCAGTTTTATTTGTTAACACGTCATCACCTGAAGAGACATGTGCAcag TTGATCCGAGAAGCTCAGAGGACAGCACCAAGCATAATTTATATCCCACACATCCATTTGTGGTGGGACAGTGTTGGAGCTACGCTGAAAGCTACCTTTCTATCACTAATTCAGAACATTCCATCATTTGCTCCAGTCTTGCTGCTTGCAACATCAGATGTCTGTCACACTGCTCTCCCGGCTGAG GTACAAACATTGTTTAACAGTGATTTTGGAGAAGTTTTCAATATCCAATCTCCCAGTgaggatgaaagaaaacatttttttgagGACTTGATCTTGACTCAAGCTGCTAAACCTCCCGcttcaagaaggaaagcag AGGTGTCAAAAAGAAAACGCAAAAAAACCGACTCCTCTTTTCCCGTTGCAAAGAGAAGAAGGTCTTTTCAATTCAATGAAGAACAGAGGCACACGAGTGCTGAAAAAGCAATGGACATTATGACAGAGTCAGCTATTGTAGTGCTGGTGGATTACTGTGAGCTCAAA caactGCTGGATATGGTCACTGATCTAACAAAGGAGGCTGATATattctattttgaaaaattatatGCTAAAATTTGTCAGTGTATTTATCAACATCAAGACGATAATGACAAAACCGAATTACTGAAG gttttgaagaaagaatttaaagcCTTAGCACGAATGTGA